A stretch of DNA from Salvelinus fontinalis isolate EN_2023a chromosome 17, ASM2944872v1, whole genome shotgun sequence:
cactacgtcactgcaaAATCTATGAGGAGAGCTTGagaattcaagccccttgggtgctgccatagagttacattagaagtgcccatccaataattctcaaggtcattggccacagataaaaggaCATCAAATCAGGTTATAtttaccgtagctttgattggactgatcatgtcaacatcatatttTCTAAATCTTAGCTaccaagctagcagtcatcatcatgaatccagtcaacaagctactggcaaatcctttccaATCCTTGTCAtacgaagagaaattatagataaaatgtatcggtgctcatcaacCATTGGGCATaagcattacacaacaagttggaaatggcAAATTCaataatgagtggtttggaaggaatcagtggctaactacaAGCTtagcaaagcaatcactagcctgctattcagcatgacttctgccgcattcaaaacaactggaaactcagaactgggaaatcttagacttcagtgagttcaagacaactgggaactccgactgggaaaacaagttttgaacggtcatccaactcggaattccaagtcgggaactcgggcatctttcttgtgctctgacctgaagatcactgacgtcatgattcaaccttgttttttcagagttcccagttgtcttgaaagcagcataaatccagagaatgccagactttgatgacaaattgTGATGACaaaccgccgcgccaccttcctgttcaagagagcacagcacaacaaggtgagtccaaaaatgtattgaatgctgctctataaatgatgtaatatgccagggagatgtgtatactgtagctaagaaagtaatactaagtgtatgttgtgttgtaAGCTGTTAGGAGCCCATGtgtctcaccctaataattttgtGCCTTTCCcctctcataacttagcctactgctctgacttggtggtgcacatgtagactATATATATTcactacgtccatcctagctctctcattaatgtcttaatcaaaatgacGGATTGCCTGTTATCCACTCGTTGTCCCCTCAAgtatcagtagaaaccacatttgtttaagcaagtcagccatatcagctatgttttttttaaaaaggattcattccatggtgctgaaaagaaagctctgctgttgggactgctTTATGTcgaccctaacagtttgtgggcaccgtttgtcaaagttatagtgcaattaatgtattgtttagtgttgtgttgtgtagtggctttgctggcattcatataaaacattttgggggagttttccccaccaagatgtacatgctgCAATCACCACTGGGTGAATtataacacatcaaccctgttacctatAGTTAGACAGTCTAGAAATGTTGAAACAATTTACATTTGTTTGGTAAGCTTgcattccattccccctgtcacatgtGGATCTATGGTTGATTCCAAATTAAATAGTcaactctgttacagtcaaccctgtcactttatttggcacttaataggccctttgctacagtatgtatgttttacttttgagatgggaaaacatgtgttttattaagttgaacatgtgctctttatgacagaatgttagaatTAGGTGGAATAAAAGTTACACTCCCCAAAAGGTCCTCAACTGGTGGAACGACCCAAGTACTGAACTGGAGGTGGGAGAGCTAACGATGCGTCTACTGTTGCTCTCTTATTTATTAGAATTGAAACATCCAGTAGTCACGGTAGATGTTAGACTTTCAATGAGACACCTAACATTCCATCAGTTTGCTACGATGTGTGACATGTTATATTAGAGAGGAGTCCTCTATAGACAtctattttagaccagaggagaAATATCAGATTGAAATAGCTTCTCTAAGAATCTGAGGAGAAAACAATCCACACCGTAACAACAATATTGCTTTTTTAATAAATGCTTTTATTAAAACGTAAAACTTTAATAACAAAAATGACATCGTCAAACATCACTGGCCTGACTTGAGTAGCTCTGCCCGGGGATGGAGCCAGCAACTTAGCTGCTACCGGTCCGGTCCAGGCTACCTGCAAACCTCCTCCCAGACCTCCTTTTCAGCACCTCCCCTTAACAGGTGAGGTGGTGGAAATGATCAGAGTTGCGTTCAACTTGAATAAAGATGAGAAACTCTGGTTTGTGGAGCCACTGGTCTCAGGGGAGGACTTCTGTTTAAACCATGTCCATTTGGGGATATTTTCTAGGACTGTAGAGGTGGTGAGTAGAGATGAATTTAATTAGGATAAAGATGAGAACCTCTGCTCTGGGGATTAGGGTCACTGACCTTCGATGGTTTGTTACCTGATAAAGAGGATACTTGCTGGCTTGAGGAGACGATAATGTTTTGTGGAGGAAATGTGGCTTGATGActtaaagaggaggaggaattattGGGCGACACTTTTAATGACCAACGTAACCTCAGTGGAACTGTGGCTTCGTCGAGTTCCAGCTCTAGGCAGACAGCAGGTCAGGAATGCTGTAAGACATCAGAGACAGGTAAGTATGTATatatttacatgttccagctctaGGCAGACAGCACGTCAGGAATGCTGTAAGACATCAGAGACAGGTaagtatctatatatttacatgttccagctctaGGCAGACAGCAGGTCAGGAATGCTGTAAGACATCAGAGACAGGTaagtatctatatatttacatgttccagctctaGGCAGACAGCAGGTCAGGAATGCTGTCAGACATCAGAGACAGGTaagtatctatatatttacatgtGTGTTGCATCTACACTAAACCCTCACATTTGGATAATAGAAGTGACAACATATATATTAACAGTGTAAAACATGAATAGATGTTTAAACATTCTTTACCCCATCTTAATTCTCTTCCAGATGCCTGGCCTTTTCTTTTTCTTTGAGGTTAGCTCTGATGTTTCAGCCTCTTCTGGAGCTTCTAGCTGCTGGCTGTCTGGCCCCCCCTGTTAGTTCTCTGGCCCCTCCTGCTGGTTCTCTGAACTCCCCTCCTGGTTCTCTGCCTGTGGCCTCCTTGGCCCCCCCTGCTGGCCATCTCCAGATCAAACAAAACGTTTCTTAGGGCCCCAAAAGGCTAtgatgcactactttagaccaggaccattGAGATGCAGTTGGGTTTTCCATTCTAAATTCCCTgtgtacattacatttaagttgaTAATAGATCAGCGTGACCATTTTGGACAGTAGTTTTATATTGAAACAATGATGCAACATGATGACTGGTGTGGAACTTATGTGTGTAGAGGAGACTAAAGAGGATGATGTCATAAGCAGAGGGAAAACAGGTCTTACCTATGTGGACGATCTTATAGCCCTCCTCAGCTTCTCTCTGATATGCTCTCTCTATCTTCTTGATGTTCCTCTTCTCCCACTTCTTATTCACCCAGCCCATAGCTCCCCTTCTGCTATTTTTATAGGGTGGGACAAGGTCCTCCTTGTCAtcttccttttcctcctcctcttccgccATCTCCTCTCTTTTTGTTGCCTCtgttatcttctctctctctctgattaaaGATAAATGGCCTTCAATGGCTCTCTTTCtctgatcctctctctctgcctctctctgtctctcctcctctcttagtCTGAACATTTCTTTCTGTCTAGCAATTTCAATCTCTTGTTTTTTATCCTGCTCTTCTTGTCGTCTTGccctctcctgttttctttccatCTCCAGCCGtctttcctccttctccctcctgattTGTTGTCCTCTTTCTATGTGTTCTCGTTCCCCCTTCAACACTTCTAACCTCCTCTCTTTACGTCTATTGAAGACCTCCCGTGCTTTTGCTTTAACATTAACTACTACATGTTTCTTCATGCTTACTTCCtttgctctctcttctctttccctgtaCTCTTCCTCTGCTTCCTTAATCACTTCCTGcatttcttccatctctctctccagatcATTCTGTCCCTCAATTtcccaaaaaatatttttctgCCCCCCCTTTCTTCTTCCtgcttcctccctctttctcataATCATcttttctttctccatctctttctgttGCTGATCTtttcattccatctctctctgattctcattgtctttctccctttctttctctttctccatttgtttttgtctctcctcttgttgTTGTCCTCTGTgtatctcttctatctctctctgtctcttgttctccctctctcttccctccttctccatgtcaatTTGCTTCTGTTTCCATATATCTTCTTCTTCTTGATCTCTCTCAaacgttctctttctctcctcttgttgttgtcgtgtctctttctctcccatctctctctgtgtctctttctctcccatctctctctgtgtctctttctctcccatctctctctgtgtctctttctctcccatctctctctgtgtctctttctctcccatctctctctgtgtctctttctctcccatctctctctgtgtctctttctctcccatctctctctgtgtctctttctctcccatctctatctctgtgtctctttctctcccatctctatctctgtgtctctttctctcccatctctctgtgtctctttctctcctcttgttgttgtcgtgtctctttctctcccatctctctgtgtctctttctctcccatctctctctgtgtctctttctctcccatctctctctgtgtctctttctctcccatctctctctgtgtctctttctctcccatctctatctctgtgtctctttctctcccatctctatctctgtgtctctttctctcccatctctatctctgtgtctctttctctcccatctctatctctgtgtctctttctctcccatctctatctctgtgtctctttctctcccatctctatctctgtgtctctttctctcccatctctatctctgtgtctctttctctcccatctctatctctgtgtctctttctctcccatctctatctctgtgtctctttctctcccatctctatctctgtgtctctttctctcccatctctatctctgtgtctctttctctcccatctctatctctgtgtctctttctctcccatctctatctctgtgtctctttctctcccatctctatctctgtgtctctttctctcccatctctatctctgtgtctctttctctcccatctctatctctgtgtctctttctctcccatctctatctctgtgtctctttctctcccatctctatctctgtgtctctttctctcccatctctatctctgtgtctctttctctcccatctctatctctgtgtctctttctctcccatctctatctctgtgtctctttctctcccatctctatctctgtgtctctttctctcccatctctatctctgtgtctctttctctcccatctctatctctgtgtctcttcttcttctctttctgccTCTTCCATCTCTATTTGCATTTGTTTACATCTTTCTTCTTCATTCTccctttcaatctctctctgtctctcttgttctctttccatatttttctgtctcttctccattCTCTTCCTTttgatctgtctctgtctctctttccccctctctctttcttcctcttccatctctatGTGCTTTTGTTtgtgtctctcttcttctctcgccATCTCCTTCTTCTCATCTTCTTGTTGTCTCTGTTTTGGTATTTTCTCtattctctttctttctacctctttctgttTGTAGTTCTCaccctccatcttctcctccaTGTCCATTTGGTTCTGTTTCCATTTATATTTGTCTGTTTCCATATTTTCTAATTCTTTCAGCTGTTCCTTGATTTTATTGAAGACTTCCTCCAATTCAGACTTCTTTTTGTCATTGATGAGGGctgtctccatctccatctctctctccactctatttTTCATCTCCTCTTCAGTTCGTCTCcaatcattttctctctctctgtctctaacaaatgttctctctgcttcagTCTCGTATTTCAATCTAATCTCTTCTTTCATTCTCGCAACCTCTCTGTCTAACACTAGTACATTTTGGTTAACCTGTttcactctctcattctgtcttctATATGCTTCTTTTGCTTTTTCAAATTTGATTTTGTATTGAATCTCTTTTGTTGTCATCTTCTTTCAGTCTCTCAACCTCTCTAACTCTTTCACCTTTTCGTTAACCAGTTTGACTTTCTCATTCTCTGCAATACgcatgtctctttctctttcaaatATGATTTCCTTTTcagtctctttcaatctctcaatctctccttctAACACTTTTATTGTTTCTTATGCCTGTTTCACTTTCTTCTTCATTTCTTGTCTTTCCAATTCTgcttttctctccctttctttctctctttccctctctctttctgtctcaataGGTTTGTTGTTCCAGGCCAGTCTTGGTCGCTGATCCTCCATGACTTTCTGCCTGATCCTCAATCTCTCTATCTCTTGCTTAATTTGAAAAGGTTAAATTAGTGATAATCTTTGACCAAGACATACTTTCAAAGCATTTGCAGAGAATGATACATAGAAATACAACTTAGACCTAGGTAATTGAATCAAACACTGGACAACATCAATAGCAGAGTCATTTTGATCAATTCATCTGGACAATTCATTGTCAATTAATGTATTGACATGGTTTGAAAAAATTATGAGACATTTTATGGAATCAATTATGTCCAAAATGTgtacaaatacaaacacacaactAGCTTGCCCATCCAGTTAGGGGTTTGAGAAATTCCCATTGCAATTTGTGTGATGTTACAACAATGTTGCCTCTGATGTTTATGCTTGTAGAAATTACTCCTACAAATGATGTTTCACTAATGCAATTATTTACAACCTGCACAGATACagttgtcaacaacaacaacagtaatgacgttaataaggaagtggataTTCAACCGGCAGAAGAAAGGCGTAGGGGTTGAGATAAATGAAGGTTAGGTTTAGGACCTAGGGTTGGGTTATGGTAAAGGTTAGGTATAGTTTCAGtgaggttaaggtaagggttaacgtTTAGGAAAGGCATAAAAGTTAACATTGGGTTAGCATACTGCCGCCATTCATTTTCAGCCGGGTGAATATACACTGCCTTTTAATAATAACAATGACATGTCTTACGTGGGCCAGTTGAAGGTCCACCATCAGCAGCTCCAGCAGTTGTTTTAGTCTGTTGATCTCCTGCATTTTCCCCTGGTTCTCCTCCCATTCTGtggctctctctgcctccctctttctctctgcttccctctgtctctctgcctccctctggctctctgcctccctctgtctctctgcctccctctgtctctctgcctccctgtgtctctctgcttccctctggctctctgcctccctctgtctctctgcttccctctggctctctgcctccctcagtcTCAGGATCTCAGCCTTCCACTCTTTCATTATACCCCTTTctactcttcttctcctcctttcatcTTTCAAAAGGGCTCTGAGATGGTCTGTCTCAGACTGTAGTTGTTCAATCATCTCGTCCTTCTCCGTTCCACCATTCCTCTTCTTCTTTTCCTCCTCCCAGAGGCACACTTGAAGTCTGTCCATCTCCTTCTTCTGATTTTGGATCGTTCGATCCTTCCCCCTCAACTCAAGCATGTGGGCTTCCTTCTCTGTACaggtcttcttctcttctctcaggAACTGAGCCTCCATCTCTGCCTGCTTGTAGCTGGGAGCGAAGGAATGTCAACACATTATTTAGGAAGTGAACTCAGACAATTTATTACAATATTACAATAATAATTCAACATCTGCTCAATTAAACTGCCTTTAATAACACAACTCACACAACTGAGACTTACAGTATGTGAATGTGATGAGTTGACTGTCCATGATGGCCAGAGGTGGGTAAtgtgtagctctggtccagggcgttaaGTACAGCTTGCAGACACTGAGCCTTCCTTCAGCAAGCCGCACAtaatgccctggaccagagctaggttATGT
This window harbors:
- the LOC129814560 gene encoding capping protein-inhibiting regulator of actin dynamics-like produces the protein MDTSSSSGRSPSPTGTVFLPPPIMWNSLYKQAEMEAQFLREEKKTCTEKEAHMLELRGKDRTIQNQKKEMDRLQVCLWEEEKKKRNGGTEKDEMIEQLQSETDHLRALLKDERRRRRVERGIMKEWKAEILRLREAESQREAERQREAESQREAERHREAERQREAERQREAESQREAERQREAERKREAERATEWEENQGKMQEINRLKQLLELLMVDLQLAHVRHVIVIIKRQCIFTRLKMNGGSMLTQC